Genomic DNA from bacterium:
TGTTTGGGTACCGTGGGATGTCTAATCGCAAAACATCTGATCCCAGATTCAGCAAGCTTATTTGCCAAAGTGGTTGCTTTGTAAGGACAACCAAGTTGTAATTGTTGTATTGGCGATGTTGAGTCACGCCACAGTAAAGAGGAATTTTGAATGTTTTGCCGAAAATAGTCTATCAATGCAGTCAGGTGAGCTCTTCTTTCTTGAGAGGCTCTAAGCTTTGCTAAAGTAACACGTACGCCATGCGCATACGCTGGACTTATAGCCGTTGAATACACAGGCTGTCGGGTGGATTGCAACAACGCATCTATCCACATTCCATTGCCCGCAACAATAGCCCCGGATGCACCTAGTGCCTTCCCAAAGGGGATAACTCTGAATGGGACATCTGTCTGCGACAGTCCGGCTGCAGATAC
This window encodes:
- a CDS encoding aminotransferase class I/II-fold pyridoxal phosphate-dependent enzyme; protein product: MYDGLTLAGSNFSRFAHNNMDDLLLKLKNSNEPTIVLTESVFSMSGQQAPLVEMVKLLKQANGHLVVDEAHGFGVLGEEGLGGVSAAGLSQTDVPFRVIPFGKALGASGAIVAGNGMWIDALLQSTRQPVYSTAISPAYAHGVRVTLAKLRASQERRAHLTALIDYFRQNIQNSSLLWRDSTSPIQQLQLGCPYKATTLANKLAESGIRCFAIRHPTVPK